The stretch of DNA TAACCGACGCTCGAACTCCTGCTTGGGCTCCGGACCATCGAAGGCGTCCTCCAGCAGGATCGCTCCAGCCGTTTCGTAACCGGCGATCGACGCGATCGCTCGGGACTCCGCAGCGAATACCTCGCGAGGCCAAGTTAAGTGGAACTCGGGGCCGTACGAATTCATCCCCGAAGGCTAGCGCCGGTTGCACTCCCACGATTGGTTCTATGTCCCAGAACGTGCGCCAGTTTCCAAGTCTCCCTCGGTTCAAGTCACCGTCGGCGGGCGGCGAATCGCCGGCTGAACTCTCGACTTGCGCGTAGCAACTATGAGCCCTCAAGGTGCGCCGCAAAGCGATCCGCCGCAGCCTTCTGCATCGTCGGGGTCACGTGGCTGTAGATGTTCATCGTCGTCGTGATCGTCGAGTGTCCGAGTCGTTCTTGGACGACCTTGGGATGTTCTCCCAGTTCAAGCAGCAGGGTCGCGTGCGTGTGCCGCAGGCCCTTGAGGGTCAGCGCCGGCAGGTCGATGAGGTCGTCCTGCGCTCTCCGGACGCGGTACCTCCAACGCCGGCTGATCTCGTTGGGCGACCGGATCTCGCCCGCGTCGTTGCCGAACACGTAGGCGTCGGCCCGCGCGAGGTCGAGGGAGATGGTTCCGCGCGTGGTCTTGTACGACTTGAGCACGGCCAGCGTCTCGGAATCGAGGTCGATCACGCGCGCCGAGCCGGTTTTCGTCGTCTTCGCCTTGTTGCGCACCGTGACGTCCGCAGCGCGCCTGATCGCGAGCCGGCCGGTCGCGAAGTTCAGGTCCGCCCAACGCAGCGCGAGTGCCTCGCCGCGGCGAACTCCGGTGTAGGCGATGGCGTGCCACAGCGGGAAGAGGTCGTCGTCGAACACGTCCCGATTCCACCGCAGGAACGCATGGAGCTCGACGCCCGTCCAAGTAAGAATCTCGGGGCGCTGAGCCCGGATCTGTGAGGCGCGCGGGGCGTTGACCGTGCGCTTCTTTCGGGCCGGGTTGATCGCGATGATTCCTTCGTCCACGGCTGCGTCGAGGATCGCCCCGAGGACGACGTGGACCTTGTTGACCGTGTTGGCCGCCAGCGGTGTGCCGTATCCCCGCTTGTCCCGCCGGCCAGAGGCCTCCAGTTCTCGGTAGTGCCGCCCGATTCTGGTGGCGGTCAGGTGGTCGAGCCGGATGTCGCCGAGCGCCGGGACGATGTGGTTGCGGATGATCTTCTCGTAGCCCAGCATCGTCGAGGCTTCGAGCCGCAGGGACGCACACCACGACGTGGCGAAGCTGCCGAGAGTTGGCACCCTCCCTTGGAACCGCTCGTTCTGGGCTCGCTTCTTCAGCGCAGCGGCCAAGGCGTCCTGCGCCTCCTCCAGGTTCTTGAAGCCACCACGGGTCAGCCGCGTGTCACCGAGTTCCGGCTGTTCGGGGTCCTTGGGGACGTAGATCTGGAACCGCCACCGTCGGCCCTGGCGGGTGTCGTAGGCGGTGATCGACCCGGCGTGGCGAGACCGGGATCGGCGCTGGCGGTTCGCCGACGCCTGTTCGTCACCTCGGGTGGACGTTGACTGGGTCATGGTGTGTCCGTGCTTGGGGCGGGCCCCCAGCGGCTCGGGTCTTCCTGCACAATGCGATCGGCGGCGGCGGGATCGAGCGCAACGATTCGGGCCTTGATGAAGAGCAGTCGATCTTCGTCCTTGGCAATCCGCGCCTCGTACTCAGCAGCCGTGGTGATGCCCTCATCCTGGCCCTTGGCCACGTGCATCTCGACCAGATTCTTGTTGAGCTCAATGCGGCGTCGTGTCGACTCCGCCTGCCCGTACCAGAACCACACGAGTCTACCCGCGATGAGCGGGCTGAGATCGCGCATCCATGCCCAGATCTCCTCGTCGAGATAGTCCCCGTCCGGCAGACCCGTCGGCGCCGGGGCATCCTCGGGCGGGGTAAGGAGCGCCGCCGGTGTCGTGTCCAAGACGTAGGCGAACACAACAAGATCGTCGACGTCGACACGGCGCTCTTCGTTCTCGATCTTGCTGATCGCGGAGTGAGAGATGGCGCGGCCCGCTCGTTGGACCCGTGACGCAAGTTCGCGCAGGTCCAAGCCCGCGCTCTGACGTGCACGTCGGAGGTTGGCCGCCACGTGGGCATTGGTGTTGCCGGCTGGGTTCCCACGTTGCCGCTGTTTCATATAAGAACCATACAACGCGATACTTGACACAGCAACTCGAGGCGCCTAGATTCGAAGGACTCCATTACTGGAGTCAGATGAGGCGGGGGCAGGCATGCAGCCGAGCACGGTGACGATCGACCAGATCCGCAGTTCTCGCAGCCTGGTCATCACGCGAGTGGAAGCAGCGGCGGCGCTCGGCGTCGACCCGCGCACCGTGACCGTGGGGATCGAGAACGGCAGTATCCCCTCGGTCCGACTCGGCAGGCGAGTCGTCATTCCACGCGAGAAGTTCCTGCGGCTGTTCGACCCGAAGGACGCGTGACTCAACCTGCGCGGTTCGGCTGAACATAAAGGTGAGCGGCTCTGCCGCATTTCTCGCTTAGATGCCTTAAAGTAGAAATGTGGTCATGAGAGGCAACGCTGATGGGTGAGTACATCGAGCGTCTGTGGCGACCCGATGACGCCGGTGGACTGAGCCGCAAGGACCGCACCCCTGGGCGCTTCCTGGCGTACGTGCCGGACGAGCTGGGGGATCACCTCC from Aeromicrobium phoceense encodes:
- a CDS encoding tyrosine-type recombinase/integrase, whose protein sequence is MTQSTSTRGDEQASANRQRRSRSRHAGSITAYDTRQGRRWRFQIYVPKDPEQPELGDTRLTRGGFKNLEEAQDALAAALKKRAQNERFQGRVPTLGSFATSWCASLRLEASTMLGYEKIIRNHIVPALGDIRLDHLTATRIGRHYRELEASGRRDKRGYGTPLAANTVNKVHVVLGAILDAAVDEGIIAINPARKKRTVNAPRASQIRAQRPEILTWTGVELHAFLRWNRDVFDDDLFPLWHAIAYTGVRRGEALALRWADLNFATGRLAIRRAADVTVRNKAKTTKTGSARVIDLDSETLAVLKSYKTTRGTISLDLARADAYVFGNDAGEIRSPNEISRRWRYRVRRAQDDLIDLPALTLKGLRHTHATLLLELGEHPKVVQERLGHSTITTTMNIYSHVTPTMQKAAADRFAAHLEGS
- a CDS encoding helix-turn-helix domain-containing protein: MAANLRRARQSAGLDLRELASRVQRAGRAISHSAISKIENEERRVDVDDLVVFAYVLDTTPAALLTPPEDAPAPTGLPDGDYLDEEIWAWMRDLSPLIAGRLVWFWYGQAESTRRRIELNKNLVEMHVAKGQDEGITTAAEYEARIAKDEDRLLFIKARIVALDPAAADRIVQEDPSRWGPAPSTDTP
- a CDS encoding helix-turn-helix domain-containing protein, with amino-acid sequence MQPSTVTIDQIRSSRSLVITRVEAAAALGVDPRTVTVGIENGSIPSVRLGRRVVIPREKFLRLFDPKDA